The following proteins come from a genomic window of Streptomyces sp. NBC_00539:
- a CDS encoding cold-shock protein has translation MPTGKVKWFNSEKGFGFLSRDDGGDVFVHSSVLPAGVDALKPGQRVEFGVVAGQRGDQALSVTVLDPAPSVAAAQRRKPDELASIVQDLTTLLENITPMLERGRYPDKTHGTKIAGLLRAVADQLDV, from the coding sequence GTGCCTACCGGCAAGGTCAAGTGGTTCAACAGTGAGAAGGGCTTCGGCTTTCTCTCCCGCGACGACGGCGGGGACGTCTTCGTCCACTCGTCGGTGCTCCCCGCCGGGGTGGACGCCCTCAAGCCCGGCCAGCGCGTGGAGTTCGGCGTGGTCGCCGGACAGCGCGGTGACCAGGCGCTTTCGGTGACGGTGCTGGATCCGGCACCGTCCGTCGCGGCCGCCCAGCGCCGCAAGCCGGACGAGCTCGCCTCCATCGTGCAGGACCTGACGACCCTGCTGGAGAACATCACGCCGATGCTGGAGCGCGGCCGCTACCCCGACAAGACGCACGGCACGAAGATCGCCGGGCTGCTGCGGGCGGTCGCCGACCAGCTCGACGTCTGA
- a CDS encoding 1,4-dihydroxy-6-naphthoate synthase, translated as MSGTPDTGVDATGATAVRIAYSPCPNDTFVFDAWAHGRVPGAPVLDVTFADIDVTNGMAERGELDVLKVSYAVLPWVLEEYALLPCGGALGRGCGPLVLTREPGTDLVGKTVAVPSERSTAYLLFRLWAADVLPAPVGKVVVLPFHEIMPAVRDGRVDAGLVIHEARFTYQDYGLHCLADMGEHWETTTGLPIPLGAIIAKRSLGTDALRALAESARASVRMAWDDPEASRPYVRAHAQELDPAVADQHIGLYVNEFTADLGDDGYAAVRGLLTRAAAEGLVPAIALDALRFP; from the coding sequence ATGAGCGGCACCCCTGACACCGGCGTCGACGCCACCGGCGCGACGGCGGTCCGCATCGCCTATTCGCCGTGTCCCAACGACACCTTCGTCTTCGACGCCTGGGCGCACGGCCGGGTCCCCGGCGCGCCCGTCCTCGACGTCACCTTCGCGGACATCGACGTCACCAACGGCATGGCCGAGCGCGGCGAGCTCGACGTGCTCAAGGTGTCCTACGCGGTGCTGCCCTGGGTGCTGGAGGAGTACGCGCTGCTGCCCTGCGGCGGGGCGCTGGGGCGCGGCTGCGGCCCCCTCGTGCTCACCCGTGAGCCCGGCACCGACCTCGTGGGCAAGACGGTCGCCGTGCCGAGCGAGCGTTCAACCGCGTACCTGTTGTTCCGGCTGTGGGCGGCCGACGTGCTGCCCGCGCCGGTCGGCAAGGTGGTGGTGCTGCCGTTCCACGAGATCATGCCGGCGGTGCGCGACGGCCGGGTGGACGCCGGGCTGGTCATCCACGAGGCCCGGTTCACCTATCAGGACTACGGGTTGCACTGTCTGGCCGACATGGGCGAGCACTGGGAGACCACCACCGGCCTGCCCATCCCGCTCGGCGCGATCATCGCCAAGCGCTCGCTGGGCACGGACGCGCTGCGCGCGCTGGCCGAGTCGGCCCGTGCGTCGGTGCGGATGGCCTGGGACGACCCCGAGGCGTCCCGTCCCTACGTGCGCGCGCACGCGCAGGAGCTGGACCCGGCCGTCGCCGACCAGCACATCGGGCTGTACGTCAACGAGTTCACCGCGGACCTCGGTGACGACGGCTACGCGGCCGTCCGCGGGCTGCTGACCCGGGCGGCCGCGGAGGGTCTGGTTCCCGCCATCGCGCTCGACGCACTGCGCTTCCCGTAG